A single Bremerella cremea DNA region contains:
- a CDS encoding permease has translation MNETKYKWAVAGDVNAFFGLMLDNIADLLLTIGLLAAVFNFPTSFAIGHMVPGTALGVLVGDLIFFWMALRLAKRTGRNDITAMPLGLDTPSTFGMVFFVLGPSFALGVEQLQGSGLSPEEITREAAIRTWHIGIWSIVMSGFFKTACAFGSSWIRKIIPRAGLLGSLAAIALVLISFLPFVEALHFPIVGMTALSVILVTLVARIGLPAKIPGALAALLVSGTIYYAMSGLGVLGGTPEGMNFNPTEALLPTDWLAVFRFEWMNWKTFQEAAVYLPIVIPFALATVIGGIDCVESAAAAGDDYNTNRIIGAEALATLVAGFCGGVIQTTPYIGHPAYKAMGGRAAYTLATALFVGGAGVLGYFGFLYWAIPKPTVFPILVFIGLEITAQSFKATPKRHYPAVSIACIPALAALVLIYTGDLQGQYTGLFFQMKQQATVQVENELTQYRQELTALAEAGHIDEEALAKLTPRLDKLTAGSQALEASVDQLGQYAQGNMETPPDEQGHSHPNGTAIKLQTLQMLAGGFIVTSMLWAAILAFIIDRRLYLAATFSLACAACSLFGVIHSPYPSGKLVLGWNELTDLPAAAAGQGPIYMMWAYVSMAVVLLVCGAWQASNPDIVSEDLADNE, from the coding sequence ATGAATGAAACCAAATACAAATGGGCCGTTGCAGGCGACGTTAACGCCTTCTTTGGCTTGATGTTAGATAACATCGCCGATCTTCTGCTAACCATTGGCTTGCTAGCAGCGGTCTTTAACTTTCCTACATCGTTTGCCATCGGACACATGGTCCCCGGGACGGCGTTGGGGGTACTGGTCGGCGACCTGATTTTCTTTTGGATGGCGCTGCGTCTGGCGAAAAGAACTGGACGTAACGATATAACTGCTATGCCTTTAGGTCTCGACACCCCGAGTACCTTTGGCATGGTGTTTTTCGTTTTAGGGCCATCGTTTGCCCTGGGAGTCGAACAATTACAAGGCTCTGGCTTGAGCCCGGAAGAGATTACAAGAGAAGCTGCTATCCGTACGTGGCACATTGGAATTTGGTCCATTGTCATGTCCGGTTTTTTCAAAACTGCTTGCGCCTTCGGTTCTAGCTGGATTCGTAAAATCATCCCGCGTGCTGGCTTGCTAGGTTCGCTAGCGGCGATCGCCTTGGTGCTGATTAGCTTCCTCCCCTTTGTCGAAGCGCTTCATTTTCCGATCGTTGGCATGACGGCCCTGTCGGTTATTCTGGTCACGCTGGTCGCGAGAATTGGCTTGCCGGCGAAAATCCCCGGGGCACTCGCTGCGTTGCTGGTCTCGGGCACCATTTACTATGCGATGTCAGGCCTGGGCGTCTTAGGGGGCACGCCAGAAGGAATGAACTTCAATCCGACCGAAGCCTTGCTGCCGACCGATTGGCTGGCCGTCTTCCGCTTCGAGTGGATGAACTGGAAGACCTTCCAAGAGGCTGCGGTTTACTTGCCGATTGTGATCCCGTTTGCTTTGGCCACGGTCATTGGCGGGATCGACTGCGTTGAAAGTGCGGCAGCGGCCGGCGACGACTACAACACCAATCGCATCATCGGGGCCGAAGCACTCGCCACCCTCGTGGCTGGCTTCTGCGGCGGTGTGATCCAAACAACGCCCTACATCGGCCATCCCGCTTACAAAGCGATGGGAGGTCGGGCTGCTTACACACTGGCGACCGCCTTGTTCGTCGGCGGGGCTGGCGTGCTAGGTTACTTTGGCTTTTTGTACTGGGCCATCCCCAAGCCAACCGTCTTCCCGATCCTTGTCTTCATCGGGCTAGAGATCACCGCACAGAGCTTTAAAGCAACGCCCAAGCGACATTACCCGGCGGTTTCCATTGCCTGCATCCCGGCACTCGCGGCGTTGGTGTTGATCTACACCGGCGACCTGCAAGGGCAATACACCGGGCTATTCTTTCAAATGAAGCAGCAAGCCACCGTTCAAGTGGAAAACGAACTCACCCAGTATCGCCAGGAACTTACCGCCTTGGCCGAAGCCGGGCACATCGACGAAGAAGCCCTAGCGAAGTTGACTCCACGGCTCGATAAGCTAACCGCAGGCTCTCAGGCCTTAGAAGCCAGCGTCGACCAACTGGGGCAGTACGCCCAGGGAAACATGGAAACGCCGCCTGACGAGCAAGGGCATTCGCACCCCAACGGCACAGCGATCAAATTGCAAACCCTGCAAATGCTGGCCGGCGGTTTCATTGTCACCAGCATGCTATGGGCAGCGATCCTGGCCTTCATCATCGATCGCCGTTTGTACCTGGCCGCGACCTTTAGCTTGGCGTGTGCAGCATGCAGCTTGTTTGGGGTAATTCACTCACCGTATCCCAGTGGTAAGCTGGTATTAGGTTGGAACGAACTGACCGACCT